In Limisphaerales bacterium, the genomic window GCACACGCGGTTAGCCTGTGCGCGCATGCGATTGTTGGACCGCTATTTGCTGCGCGAATTATTCGTGCCGTTGTTTTACTGCCTGCTCGGCTTTCAGATTTTCTGGACTGCGTTTGATTTGTTCAGCCAGATGGATGTGTTTCAATCCGCCAACATGGATGCGGGCGACATGGCGCGTTATTATTTGCTGCAAACCCCCGAACTGCTAACGACCGTGCTGCCCATTGCGCTCTTGCTCGCGCTGCTGTACACGCTCACCAATCACGCGCGCCACAACGAGTTGGTCGCCATCCGCGCGGCCGGAGTGAGCTTGGCCCGGCTCAGTGTGCCTTACTTCGGGGTAGCATTAGTGCTGGGTGGCGGGCTATTTCTGGTGACTGAATTTATCGCCCCGCGGGCAACGGCCGAGGCGTCGCGTTTGGTCAAAGCCGCCGGGGATACTAATTCGGTGTGGCTGGCAAACCTCGATTTTCGGGACGATTCCAAACAGCAAGTTTGGCACATCAAACGCTACAACCCCGCCACCGGCGAGATGGAGCAGCCGGCGGTGGATTGGGTCGAGCGCGATGCGCGCTATGAACTGTTTGCCAGCCGCGCCGAATGGAAGAAAGGCACGTGGGTGTTTTATGATGCCCAATTGCAAATCTACCGGCCTCCCGCCAATGACCTGCCGCAGTTGCTGGTGACCAACGTATTAACCGGCCGGTTCATTGGCGGCTCGCCCGCGCAATTGCAGGCGGAAATCAGGGTGACTCAAATGGACAAAATCATGGCGGCCAAGCGCCTTCGCCTTTCGCTGGGCGAAATAATGGAATACCAAAAACTACATCCCGAAATGAAAACGGATCGCGCGGCGCTGTTAAAAACCCAATTTCACGGACGGTTGGCCCAGCCGTTCACGTGTCTGGTAGTGGTGTTTGTGGCGATCCCCTTTGGCGCGATGGGCGGACGGCGAAACGTGTATGCGGGGGTGGCGGGGAGTGTAGCCATTTGTTTTTTTTACTTCGTGCTGTTGCGGTGGGGACTGGCACTGGGCACGGCCGGTCACATCCCGGCGTTGCTTGCGGCGTGGCTGCCGAATCTCGTTTTTGCCGGGGTAGGAATAGTGTTGATGCGAAAGGTGCCATGAACTTGCTGCCGGAACAAATGACACGGTTGTACGACAGCGTGCGGGCAATTCATTCCACGCTGGAACCGGAGGCGGCATTGCGTTTGGTGGTGCGGGAGGCGGTGAGTTTGGTGCGGGCGTCGAGCGGTTCGTTGGTGCTGCTGAATCCAAATACCGGATTGCTGGAAACCGAGGCAGCCGAGGGTTTGCCGGAGCCGGATCCCAATACACGCCTGGAGGCCGGTGTCGCAGGTTGGGTCGTGCGCCACGGCAAATCGTTGCGCGTGGGGAATGCAGGAGGCGATGAGCGCTGTGCCGGCGGGCGGCCGGGCGTGCATAGTGAGTTGGCGGTTCCGTTGCGGATGGAAGGCTCGGTGCGATCGGTGCTGCGGGTAGATGCCACGGAGGTGGATGCGTTTTCTGAAACGGATCAGGCGCTGCTGGAGGAACTGGCGGTGCACGCCACGCAGGTGATTCATAACACGTGGCTTTATGAACAGCTGCGCCAACGGACGGAGTTGTTGGAATCACTGGTGAGCGTGGGGCAGACGATCAACCGCACGCTGATTCTCGATGATGTGCTGGAGGCGATCACGCGCGAAGCGGCGGGACTGGGCCGCGCGCGCGCGTGCTCGTTGCAGTTACTTGATGCCAGCGGCGAATGGCTGGAGGTGCGCGCGCAACACGGCGCGGGCAGCGATTACCAGCAACGTCCGGCGCTGAGCGTGGCAGAAAGCTTGATGGGCTCGGTGGTGCGCCGTCGCAAGCCGATGCAGGTGGGCGACCTGCAAAACTCCGCGCAATATCAGCACGCCGAAATCGCCCGGCGCGAAGGATTTATTTCACTGCTCAGTGTGCCATTGGTTTATTCGGAAGATTGCCTGGGCACGCTGAATGTTTATACGGACACGCCGCATGTTTTTTCAAATGAAGAAATGAGCACGCTGGCGGCACTGGCGGAACTCTCGGCGGTGGCGATTGAAAAGGCGCGGTTGTACGAACGCACGGTGGATGGCGAGGAACAACTCCGCCGCAACGAACAGCTCAGTGCGCTGGGATTATTGGCGGCGGAAGTGGCGCACGAAATTCGTAACCCGCTCACGGTGATGAAGATGTTGTACCACTCGCTGAATTTACAATTCCCTGAAGGTGATCCGCGTTGTGAGGATGCGCGGGTGTTGGGTGACAAGATGGATCACCTCGACCGCATCGTGGACAACATCGTGAACTTTGCCCGCAACGCCGAGCCGCGCATGGCGCCGGTACACGTGCCGACATTACTCGACGATCTTGCGTTACTCACGCGCCACAAACTTCAGCATCATTCCATCCAATTGGAACGCGATGATGCACCGGAGTTGCCGCCGGTGAAAGCGGATGCCACCCAACTTTCGCAGGCGTTCCTCAACGTGATTCTCAATGCCACCGAGGCGATGCCCGAGGGCGGCACATTGCGCATAGCCACCGCGCGCGAGGGCAACGAACTGCGCGTGGCCTTTGCCGATACTGGCCCGGGGATGACCGATGCCCAACGCGAACGCGCCTTCACCGGCATGCTCAGCACGACCAAAGAAAAAGGCGGCGGACTCGGCCTGGCCATTGTGGCAAAAGTGGCTGAAGCCCACGGTGGGCGGGTGGAATTGGAATCGGAGGAGGGGTGCGGCACAAAGATTACGCTATGTCTGGCGGGGGAATAAATCCAACGCTGACGATCCCGGCCGAACGCGGGTATGCCAATGCAATTTCGCGTGGAAGGGTTCATTGAAACGACGCATACCCACGTCGATTCAGTCGATTATGATAATTTGTGACCAACTTGCGGTTGCTCCTGTGCGGAGTGGCGATAAACTAATCGGCGTGATCGGTAGATATTTGAAAATGGGCGCGGCCATCATGACGGCAATGTGTGGGGTCGGCTGCGGGGATGCCGGGCCGGACACCGAGGCTGCACGCCAGCACGCCGCCATAATTGCCAAGCTCAAGGCGGTGGATCAGGGCATCGGGTCGACTGCGGATGTGGCGGATGCCTTAAAAAAATATGAGGCCGCAGCTTCGGAGATTCAGATATTCATCGAACAGTTTCCTAAGACGGACGAGGCGCGGGAATTGGCAAAAGTGCGGACGTGGCTGGAGGACGAGAAGGCCCGGTTGCAAATTATTCAGGAGGCGAACAAACCGGCGCCTATCCCATCGCCCGATTTATATAAATAAAACGCTGGCGATTCGAGTTGTCTTGCGCAAAACAGCGCGATACACTTTCCGTATGCAAATTTGGGAACACCGCCAATTGGACGTACCGGAAAAAGAGATGGAGAAAGTGCTCCAAAATTTCGGGGAAAACGGATGGGAGCTGGTGAGCGTCATTGACGAGACAATTGATCCCAGTCGACAAGCTGATCGCCGAATGTACCGGCTGTTTTTTAAACGAGCCGCAGGCGAGGGCATGGCGGATTAGTCAGCCGGCGAGCCGTCGGCGTTCCAGGAATGGAGCGGCACGGGGCTGCCATCCTCATCCCAGGCGCGCACAAAAACGCGCACTCCTTTGTCGTATTTTTCCTCCCATCGTATGGAGTCCTCCTCGTGAACGATGCTGCCGGTAAAAATTTTTCCATCGGCGTTTTCATGCCACAACCCGTCGTCCAACCGGACGATGGATGTGGGCTTAGACTGTATGGTTTNNNNNNNNNNNNNNNNNNNNNNNNNNNNNNNNNNNNNNNNNNNNNNNNNNNNNNNN contains:
- a CDS encoding LptF/LptG family permease, whose amino-acid sequence is MRLLDRYLLRELFVPLFYCLLGFQIFWTAFDLFSQMDVFQSANMDAGDMARYYLLQTPELLTTVLPIALLLALLYTLTNHARHNELVAIRAAGVSLARLSVPYFGVALVLGGGLFLVTEFIAPRATAEASRLVKAAGDTNSVWLANLDFRDDSKQQVWHIKRYNPATGEMEQPAVDWVERDARYELFASRAEWKKGTWVFYDAQLQIYRPPANDLPQLLVTNVLTGRFIGGSPAQLQAEIRVTQMDKIMAAKRLRLSLGEIMEYQKLHPEMKTDRAALLKTQFHGRLAQPFTCLVVVFVAIPFGAMGGRRNVYAGVAGSVAICFFYFVLLRWGLALGTAGHIPALLAAWLPNLVFAGVGIVLMRKVP
- a CDS encoding GAF domain-containing protein, with the translated sequence MNLLPEQMTRLYDSVRAIHSTLEPEAALRLVVREAVSLVRASSGSLVLLNPNTGLLETEAAEGLPEPDPNTRLEAGVAGWVVRHGKSLRVGNAGGDERCAGGRPGVHSELAVPLRMEGSVRSVLRVDATEVDAFSETDQALLEELAVHATQVIHNTWLYEQLRQRTELLESLVSVGQTINRTLILDDVLEAITREAAGLGRARACSLQLLDASGEWLEVRAQHGAGSDYQQRPALSVAESLMGSVVRRRKPMQVGDLQNSAQYQHAEIARREGFISLLSVPLVYSEDCLGTLNVYTDTPHVFSNEEMSTLAALAELSAVAIEKARLYERTVDGEEQLRRNEQLSALGLLAAEVAHEIRNPLTVMKMLYHSLNLQFPEGDPRCEDARVLGDKMDHLDRIVDNIVNFARNAEPRMAPVHVPTLLDDLALLTRHKLQHHSIQLERDDAPELPPVKADATQLSQAFLNVILNATEAMPEGGTLRIATAREGNELRVAFADTGPGMTDAQRERAFTGMLSTTKEKGGGLGLAIVAKVAEAHGGRVELESEEGCGTKITLCLAGE
- a CDS encoding DUF4177 domain-containing protein → MQIWEHRQLDVPEKEMEKVLQNFGENGWELVSVIDETIDPSRQADRRMYRLFFKRAAGEGMAD